Part of the Usitatibacter palustris genome, CCTGCAAGAACGTGGACTAGCGACCGGGTGCCGCGCGCCTTGCGCGGGCTGCGTAGGGCGGGGCCGAAAGACCCCTGCGCCGTGAAGCGGTGGCGCCGGGAGAGGCCCTCCTTGCGCGCGCCACGCGACATCGGTGTCAGACCGCGACGCGCTTGCGGCCCTTGGCGCGCCGGGCGTTGAGGACCGCGCGGCCGCTGGCCGTGCTCATCCGAGCACGGAATCCATGCGTCTTCTTCTTGTGGGCGTTCGAGGGCTGGAAGGTGCGTTTCATATCGATCCTTAAATAGGCGCTACCGCGCGCGAAAAGCACAAAATTATAGCGGATTAGGCCTTTCAGCGCCATTGCGCCATTGTATTCAAGGGCTTCTGTCGCTGTGGATAAGTGACGCCATTCCAGCTAAAATTTCAAATCGCTTCTTCGCATTTTCCCGACCCCCTCTCCTCACTTTCCGCGCAC contains:
- the rpmH gene encoding 50S ribosomal protein L34; protein product: MKRTFQPSNAHKKKTHGFRARMSTASGRAVLNARRAKGRKRVAV